The following are from one region of the Siniperca chuatsi isolate FFG_IHB_CAS linkage group LG13, ASM2008510v1, whole genome shotgun sequence genome:
- the LOC122887063 gene encoding zonadhesin-like: MLGGIHTDLLVTVTLLFLTQTGTECRAENDFSLVTLPEWRTNSEYVTQCFYNRHNNLTCDWTRNQLRIEDVAVNILESGPLGLEGEACLEFWYQTPVAANGSELRALLKSSVGLVEIWTSPALPRDSWRQVFVPLHIIEPGTQVVFEAVQAVSMEEQVTFKRIGVRRGSCGQQCESNTEFWTDESTHCLCSVGQLSCSPSQCPEGQTCGPQRGSSRGISVSGTCTIHSHTDCSTFDRVLFRFMAPCTYILAKTCSPSEALPMFSVEVVNEQNGNSSVPTVQQVIVNMGNSRVSLLKRQTHRVVVNGVWRKLPLSLSNGTVYIISNPAAVKLGTSFGLSVSYDNAGDVHVNLPSTYSDNVCGLCGNFNQLREDDFRKPDGTNAQDATALAESWQTRQTTSSCETILVPHQCDPLEEAEYASELYCGGLLSSTGPFADCLSVLGAESYFRGCMVGMCSSHGDPAVLCETLQVYTDICQEAGVAIPIWRNSTFCPLRCGENSHYNSCVDGCPEVCSSLDIAGSCGNCEERCECDFGFKLSGGKCVPAENCGCWYNGKHHEKGETLLEGECVQQCQCMGNNDMQCTTMQCADNEVCKVKNGVKGCFAFNPATCSVYGDPHYITFDGMAYDFQGGCSYTLTTTCGEESSVQFNVIGQNVQPPLQNYTRSKLEAVALQVEDLYLTLNQSGEVYVNNVHVRLPYSTNGAYGSVWVYTKNNYIILETTFGLRMMIDGHYRLFLQVDEHYKFELCGLCGTYSEQQDDDFITPGGQNATGPFQFGESWRVPGNNECIAHPNYPRLCDYDEENEAYNECYTLLGEAFKPCHEPIHPSIYLSSCVYDYCATSGDQHTLCESLKSYAAACQVAGVELPHWETNTACADPPTTASLPTTPTPTSPTSDQTFCPMNCDFEKNLCGWEQLIQDSFDWTRNSGPTPSDLTGPNQDHTTGAGFYMYIEGNNVTHGDSARLLSSVCHYNGPLCLHFWYHMYGSAAATALNIFLLKDNKATKLWSMMNNQGPEWHPGNLDIKVSGPFQIIVEGIRGSNAQSDVAIDDISIHFGSCSGSFPGLVSGTEFPSTTAEVLPSHSVCNIDCSFDSNLCSWHQMITDAFDWTWQSGSTPTLMTGPSADHTGDGHYLYIEASSVTHGDTARLIGSECSDSGPQCLQFWYHMYGSADTMGLNIYLLQNKVANAVWWKRNDQGNMWHLAQVDFTTTGTFQIIIEGRRGSNEESDVAIDDVKLYRGACSDLNVVVTGPPKPDGNTTAPPSVPVPTAAAPEPTLVNVTAQPPVANVTIPPVVEATTDLINDNVIEALDNRPPPHPGCQLHCNFEQDLCQWSQFIADVFDWTRHSGSTPTMMTGPSSDHTTGDGHYLYIEANSVSYGDMARLISTECSDSGPQCLQFWYHMYGSADTMGLHVYLFQDRLADAVWWKRNNQGNIWHLAQVDLTTTGAFQIIFEGRRGSNDQSDVAIDDLSLHHGHCADLAKPTTPAPTNFDPVATEGPELPPATATQPQTSTSSQPQPPSTTTFTTMTTATEAATDCDTQTPTKPATTITLKTLNPDVTTTRPQLPITSRPITTATTGPQTTARPHPQTTEHPGVETSEQTVITETLQTTARPEQPATSTNEPQTTARPQPPTTARPQPPTTSQPELQTTNRPRPPTTTQPQPQTTARPQPPTTVKPQPTTATPQSTPTLRPQPTTTAGPQPTTTATPQLSTTARPQSTTTIKSHPTTGRPHPTTTARPQPPTTPVPTPSCPENSHYTTCIPACSPTCTHLNGPPRCSDNMGCVQGCVCDEGFVQKGRVCVPIQWCGCVDRNGTKHQFNEVWYTNHCTQKCECKKNHGVGKIDCNDKDECGRNAVCLQNEEGDYYCQSTGFSKCTIKGRPDYRTFDKMKYDFKGEHSYVLVRTNKLPSNLPDVYIEGINTHTRHFDDDSQHHGDSTSEEDHSGRVRDEDDDDDDDDDDDDDEEDDEDDGDVDDKHDDHSEKHKENHRLQELKIRVYNHTVEFKKNRMLVVDGRRTNTPVSPTAGLKIWKHSSRFYLKTDFGLSVEFSGHNTAEIILPDIYKRKVGGLCGNFDGQKQNDWVKPDGTMARSVQEFGESWRV, from the exons ATGCTTGGAGGCATCCACACAGATTTGTTGGTCACAGTGACTCTACTCTTTCTAACTCAGACAGGGACTGAGTGCAG GGCTGAAAATGACTTTTCATTGGTTACATTACCAGAGTGGAGGACAAATTCAG AATATGTTACACAGTGTTTctacaacagacacaacaatcTGACTTGTGATTGGACAAGGAACCAACTAAGAATAG AGGATGTTGCAGTGAACATCTTAGAGAGTGGTCCACTGGGGCTGGAGGGCGAGGCCTGTCTAGAGTTTTGGTATCAAACCCCGGTTGCAGCTAATGGGTCAGAACTTCGCGCTCTGCTAAAAAGCAGCGTTGGTCTGGTAGAAATCTGGACCTCACCTGCCCTTCCCAGGGATTCTTGGAGACAAGTGTTTGTCCCTTTGCACATCATCGAACCAGGGACTCAG GTTGTATTTGAAGCAGTTCAAGCAGTGTCCATGGAAGAACAGGTCACATTTAAACGGATAGGTGTAAGGAGAGGCTCATGtg GACAACAGTGTGAATCTAACACAGAGTTCTGGACAGATGAGTCCACCCACTGCCTCTGCTCTGTTGGCCagctctcctgctctccctctcaGTGCCCTGAGGGCCAAACCTGTGGTCCCCAAAGAGGAAGCTCCAGAGGGATTTCTGTCTCTGGGACGTGCACtatacacagtcacacagactGCAGCACTTTTGATAGAGTGCTGTTCCGCTTCATGGCCCCCTGCACCTACATACTGGCTAAGACCTGCTCACCCTCTGAGGCTCTGCCCATGTTCAGTGTGGAAGTGGTCAATGAGCAGAATGGGAACTCATCTGTGCCAACCGTTCAACAGGTCATTGTGAACATGGGGAACTCTAGAGTGTCCCTGCTGAAAAGGCAGACACACAGGGTTGTG GTTAATGGTGTCTGGAGGAAGCTTCCACTGAGCCTCAGCAATGGCACTGTGTACATCATAAGCAACCCTGCTGCTGTTAAATTGGGTACCAGCTTCGGTCTTTCTGTCTCATATGACAACGCTGGTGATGTCCATGTCAACTTGCCATCCACTTACTCTGATAATGTCTGTGGCTTGTGTGGAAACTTCAACCAGCTCAGAGAAGATGACTTCAGAAAGCCAGATGGTACAAATGCCCAAGATGCTACAGCTTTGGCTGAGAGTTGGCAGACCAGGCAAACCACCTCCTCCTGTGAAACCATTCTAGTTCCTCATCAGTGTGACCCACTGGAAGAGGCTGAGTATGCCAGTGAGCTGTACTGTGGAGGCCTCCTCTCTAGTACTGGGCCCTTTGCGGACTGCCTATCAGTTCTGGGGGCAGAGAGCTACTTCAGGGGCTGTATGGTCGGCATGTGCTCTAGTCATGGTGACCCAGCGGTGCTATGTGAGACATTACAGGTCTACACTGATATCTGCCAGGAGGCTGGAGTTGCCATACCCATTTGGAGGAACTCTACATTCTGCC CCCTTCGGTGTGGGGAGAACAGCCACTACAACTCATGTGTTGATGGCTGTCCCGAAGTGTGCTCCAGCCTGGATATAGCTGGCTCCTGTGGAAACTGTGAGGAAAGATGTGAGTGTGACTTCGGCTTCAAACTCAGTGGGGGAAAGTGTGTCCCAGCAGAAAACTGTGGATGCTGGTACAATGGAAAACACCATGAG AAAGGAGAAACATTGTTGGAAGGAGAGTGTGTGCAGCAGTGCCAGTGCATGGGTAATAATGACATGCAGTGCACCACAATGCAATGCGCAGACAATGAGGTTTGTAAGGTCAAGAATGGGGTCAAAGGCTGCTTCGCTTTCAATCCCGCCACCTGCAGTGTGTACGGTGATCCTCACTATATCACCTTTGACGGGATGGCTTACGATTTTCAAGGGGGCTGCAGTTACACGCTGACTACCACATGCGGAGAAGAAAGCTCAGTCCAGTTCAATGTGATCGGACAAAACGTGCAGCCTCCACTTCAGAACTACACCCGGTCCAAGCTGGAAGCTGTGGCTCTTCAGGTTGAGGATCTATACCTCACCCTGAATCAAAGCGGAGAGGTCTAT GTGAATAATGTCCATGTCCGACTCCCCTATTCCACCAATGGTGCATACGGATCAGTATGGGTCTACACAAAGAATAATTATATTATCTTGGAGACGACGTTTGGCCTCAGAATGATGATAGATGGGCATTACAGACTCTTCCTGCAGGTGGATGAGCACTACAAGTTCGAACTGTGTGGATTGTGTGGCACCTACTCTGAACAACAGGATGATGACTTCATAACACCAGGAGGCCAAAATGCTACTGGGCCATTTCAGTTTGGTGAAAGCTGGAGGGTGCCAGGCAATAATGA GTGTATTGCCCATCCAAATTATCCAAGACTCTGTGATTATGATGAGGAGAATGAGGCCTACAATGAGTGCTACACGCTACTAGGGGAGGCCTTCAAGCCCTGCCATGAACCCATTCACCCAAGCATCTACCTCAGTAGTTGTGTGTATGATTACTGTGCCACAAGTGGTGACCAACATACCCTATGCGAATCTCTGAAGTCCTATGCAGCAGCATGCCAGGTTGCAGGAGTGGAGCTGCCCCACTGGGAGACAAACACAGCCTGTG CTGACCCCCCAACCACTGCATctcttccaacaactccaactCCTACCTCTCCAACATCAGATCAGACTT TCTGTCCCATGAATTGCGACtttgaaaaaaatctatgtGGGTGGGAGCAGCTCATACAGGACAGTTTTGATTGGACAAGAAATTCAGGACCCACCCCATCAGACCTAACTGGCCCAAACCAAGACCACACCACTGGAG CTGGTTTCTACATGTATATTGAGGGAAATAATGTAACCCATGGAGATTCAGCCCGTCTGTTGAGCTCAGTGTGCCATTATAATGGCCCACTCTGCCTGCACTTCTGGTACCATATGTATGGTTCAGCTGCAGCCACGGCCCTCAATATCTTCCTGCTCAAAGACAATAAAGCTACCAAGCTCTGGTCCATGATGAACAACCAAGGACCAGAATGGCATCCAGGAAATCTTGACATCAAAGTGTCTGGTCCATTCCAA ATCATAGTGGAAGGGATTCGAGGTTCTAATGCTCAGTCAGATGTGGCCATAGatgacatttccatccactTTGGCTCATGCTCAG GTAGCTTCCCTGGCCTGGTTAGTGGAACTGAGTTTCCTTCTACAACGGCGGAGGTCCTCCCCTCACACTCAG tCTGCAATATTGACTGTAGCTTCGACAGCAACCTTTGTAGCTGGCATCAGATGATCACGGATGCTTTTGACTGGACATGGCAAAGTGGTTCCACCCCCACCCTGATGACTGGGCCCTCTGCTGACCACACTGGTG ATGGCCACTATCTTTACATTGAGGCCAGCAGCGTGACACATGGAGACACAGCTCGTCTCATTGGCTCTGAGTGTTCTGACTCTGGTCCTCAGTGTCTGCAGTTCTGGTACCACATGTACGGTTCAGCAGATACAATGGGTCTCAATATCTACTTGCTCCAAAACAAAGTAGCCAACGCTGTTTGGTGGAAGAGAAATGACCAAGGAAATATGTGGCACCTGGCTCAGGTGGACTTCACAACAACTGGAACTTTCCAG ATCATCATTGAGGGGCGTAGAGGCTCCAACGAAGAGTCCGATGTGGCCATAGATGATGTAAAGCTTTACCGTGGCGCTTGCTCTG ATCTGAATGTTGTGGTGACAGGTCCACCTAAACCTGATGGAAACACCACAGCTCCTCCTAGTGTCCCTGTGCcaactgctgcagctccagagcCTACTCTGGTCAATGTTACAGCTCAGCCCCCTGTAGCAAATGTCACCATACCTCCCGTAGTGGAAGCAACAACCGACTTAATTAATGACAATGTTATTGAAGCTCTAGATAATAGACCGCCACCACACCCAG GATGCCAACTCCACTGTAATTTTGAACAAGATCTATGTCAGTGGAGTCAATTTATTGCTGATGTTTTTGATTGGACAAGGCATAGTGGCTCCACTCCTACTATGATGACTGGGCCTTCTTCAGATCACACCACGGGAG ATGGCCACTATCTTTACATCGAAGCCAACAGCGTGTCATATGGAGACATGGCTCGTCTCATCAGCACTGAGTGTTCTGACTCTGGTCCTCAGTGTCTGCAGTTCTGGTACCATATGTATGGTTCAGCAGATACAATGGGCCTCCATGTCTACTTGTTCCAGGACAGACTAGCTGACGCTGTTTGGTGGAAGAGGAATAACCAAGGAAATATCTGGCACCTGGCTCAGGTGGACTTGACAACAACTGGAGCTTTCCAG ATCATTTTTGAAGGGCGAAGAGGTTCCAATGATCAGTCTGATGTGGCCATAGATGATTTATCTCTTCATCATGGGCACTGTGCAG ATCTGGCCAAACCAACAACCCCTGCTCCCACAAACTTTGATCCAGTTGCAACCGAAGGTCCAGAGCTTCCTCCAGCGACTGCTACACAACCACAAACATCAACGTCATCACAACCACAGCCACCATCAACAACTACCTTTACAACAATGACCACTGCAACAGAAGCCGCAACTGACTGTGATACACAAACCCCTACAAAACCAGCAACAACTATAACTCTAAAAACTTTAAATCCTGATGTCACAACAACAAGACCCCAGCTACCAATAACAtcaaggccaataacaacagcCACAACTGGACCCCAAACTACAGCTAGACCCCACCCACAAACAACAGAGCACCCAGGAGTTGAAACTTCAGAGCAAACTGTAATTACAGAAACACTCCAAACAACAGCCAGACCAGAGCAACCAGCTACATCTACGAATGAACCCCAAACAACAGCTAGACCCCAACCTCCAACAACAGCTAGACCACAACCTCCGACCACATCTCAACCAGAGTTACAAACAACAAATAGACCACGACCTCCAACCACAACGCAACCACAGCCACAAACAACAGCTAGACCACAACCTCCAACCACAGTTAAACCTCAACCCACAACAGCTACACCACAGTCCACACCAACATTGAGACCACAACCCACAACAACAGCTGGACCCCAACCTACAACAACAGCGACTCCACAACTGTCAACAACAGCTAGACCACAATCTACAACAACCATTAAATCACATCCAACAACAGGTAGACCTCATCCTACAACAACAGCTAGACCACAACCACCAACCACACCTGTACCAA CACCCTCTTGCCCAGAGAACAGTCATTACACCACTTGTATCCCTGCCTGCAGTCCAACCTGTACACACCTGAATGGCCCACCACGCTGCAGTGACAATATGGGTTGTGTGCAGGGATGTGTATGTGATGAAGGCTTTGTGCAGAAAGGGAGGGTTTGTGTGCCTATCCAATGGTGTGGATGTGTGGACAGGAATGGCACCAAACATCAG TTCAATGAAGTGTGGTACACCAATCACTGCACTCAGAAATGTGAATGTAAGAAAAACCATGGCGTGGGGAAGATTGACTGTAATGACAAAGATGAGTGCGGTCGAAATGCTGTCTGCCTTCAAAATGAGGAGGGCGATTATTACTGCCAGTCTACAG GATTCAGTAAGTGCACTATCAAGGGACGTCCTGACTACAGAACCTTTGATAAAATGAAGTATGACTTTAAGGGTGAGCACTCATATGTTCTGGTCCGGACCAACAAATTGCCAAGTAACCTTCCAGATGTCTACATCGAGGGAATCAATACACACACCAGACATTTTGACGATGATAGTCAGCATCATGGTGACAGCACTAGTGAAGAAGACCACAGTGGCAGAGTCagggatgaagatgatgatgatgatgatgatgatgatgatgatgatgatgaagaagatgatgaagatgatggtgatgtTGATGACAAACATGATGACCATAGTGAAAAGCATAAGGAAAACCACAGATTACAAGAGCTTAAGATCAGAGTGTACAATCACACTGTGGAGTTCAAGAAGAATCGAATGCTGGTC GTGGATGGAAGGAGAACTAATACTCCTGTCTCGCCCACTGCTGGTCTAAAAATCTGGAAGCATTCCTCTCGCTTCTACCTGAAGACCGATTTTGGCCTTTCAGTGGAGTTTAGTGGACACAACACAGCAG AGATCATTCTACCAGACATATATAAAAGGAAGGTGGGGGGTCTGTGTGGGAACTTTGACGGTCAAAAGCAGAATGACTGGGTGAAGCCAGATGGTACCATGGCCAGGAGTGTTCAAGAGTTtggagagagctggagagtgTAA